One window of the Bradyrhizobium sp. NP1 genome contains the following:
- a CDS encoding DUF3305 domain-containing protein: MSRGVVPLLRIPVGVVVERRKADSSWTDFVWRGIGVLPDEPEITPWTVIREQEGTTLFYAGSATVDLYRSETARYRDNLATGVPSIWIVLSPLEGPWPYAVTAVTADPAEGEAFTEAGANLVEAVPMPEVLHEAIEKFIAEHHVEAEFVKRERRRADPEALARRHREDGHE; encoded by the coding sequence GTGAGCCGCGGCGTCGTTCCTTTGTTGCGTATTCCGGTCGGCGTCGTGGTCGAGCGCCGCAAGGCGGATTCCTCATGGACCGATTTTGTCTGGCGCGGCATCGGCGTATTGCCGGATGAGCCGGAGATAACGCCGTGGACTGTCATCCGGGAACAGGAGGGAACGACGCTCTTTTACGCCGGGAGCGCGACGGTCGATCTCTATCGTTCCGAAACTGCGCGCTACCGCGACAATCTTGCCACGGGTGTTCCCAGCATCTGGATCGTATTGAGCCCTTTGGAAGGGCCCTGGCCGTATGCGGTCACGGCCGTCACCGCGGACCCCGCGGAAGGGGAGGCATTCACCGAAGCCGGCGCCAATCTGGTCGAGGCGGTGCCGATGCCAGAGGTGCTGCATGAGGCGATTGAAAAATTCATCGCCGAGCACCACGTCGAGGCGGAGTTCGTCAAACGCGAGCGGCGCCGCGCCGATCCGGAGGCGCTTGCGCGGCGGCACCGTGAAGATGGGCACGAATGA